One genomic window of Punica granatum isolate Tunisia-2019 chromosome 1, ASM765513v2, whole genome shotgun sequence includes the following:
- the LOC116187806 gene encoding uncharacterized protein LOC116187806 isoform X1 translates to MASSSPPPEKTRIPLPPDPGEKPPDHGLPIASVPIHIVTAANELPAEFLTPSPERQLVIGFDCEGVNLCRHGSLCIMQVAFPDAIYLVDALTGGETLMKACQPALESSYITKVIHDCKRDSEALYFQFGIKLNNVVDTQIAYSLLEEQEGKKRLPGDYISFVGLLADPRYCGVSYLEKEEVRLLLRKDPMFWTYRPFSDMMVRAAADDVRFLLNIYERMIEKLNARSLWYLAVRSSLYCRCFCINDNDYAEWPLLPPIPDNMTADGSDAPEEKILSILDVPPGKMGRVIGRKGASITSVKESCSAEILTGGPKGPPNKVFIIGPVKQVQKAEALLRGKMLDL, encoded by the exons ATGGCGTCTTCTTCACCTCCGCCGGAGAAAACTCGCATTCCTCTACCTCCGGACCCTG GTGAGAAGCCTCCAGATCATGGACTCCCCATTGCATCAGTACCGATCCATATTGTTACTGCTGCAAATGAACTTCCTGCTGAATTTTTGACCCCTTCACCTGAAAGGCAATTAGTGATTGGATTTGATTGTGAGGGCGTTAACCTATGTCGCCATGGATCCCTTTGTATCATGCAG GTTGCTTTTCCAGATGCCATATACTTAGTTGATGCCCTTACTGGTGGAGAGACACTCATGAAAGCTTGCCAGCCGGCACTTGAGTCTTCATACATCACAAAAGTTATCCATGATTGTAAACGAGATAGTGAG GCACTATACTTTCAATTTGGCATCAAGCTGAACAACGTTGTGGATACCCAG ATTGCATATTCTCTCTTGGAGGAGCAAGAAGGAAAGAAGAGGTTGCCAGGTGACTACATATCATTTGTCGGCTTGCTTGCAGATCCACGCTACTGTG GAGTGTCCTATCTTGAGAAGGAAGAAGTGCGTCTGTTGCTTCGGAAG GATCCCATGTTCTGGACTTACAGACCCTTCTCGGACATGATGGTTCGGGCAGCTGCAGATGATGTTCGCTTTCTTCTAAACATCTATGAAAGGATGATTGAGAAATTGAATGCACGATCCTTATGGTATCTGGCAGTTCGAAGTTCTCTATATTGTCGATGTTTCTGCATCAATGATAATGATTATGCAGAATGGCCACTTTTACCTCCAATTCCAG ATAACATGACAGCAGATGGCAGTGATGCTCCTGAAGAGAAAATCCTTTCAATTCTCGATGTTCCACCAGGGAAAATGGGACGTGTTATTGGAAGAAAAGGGGCTTCCATTACCTCAGTTAAGGAATCTTGCAG TGCTGAAATCCTGACTGGAGGTCCTAAGGGTCCGCCTAACAAG GTGTTCATAATTGGGCCGGTGAAGCAAGTGCAGAAGGCAGAAGCTCTTCTAAGGGGGAAGATGCTGGACCTCTAA
- the LOC116187806 gene encoding uncharacterized protein LOC116187806 isoform X2, whose translation MLYLKIGHGTGNWGEKPPDHGLPIASVPIHIVTAANELPAEFLTPSPERQLVIGFDCEGVNLCRHGSLCIMQVAFPDAIYLVDALTGGETLMKACQPALESSYITKVIHDCKRDSEALYFQFGIKLNNVVDTQIAYSLLEEQEGKKRLPGDYISFVGLLADPRYCGVSYLEKEEVRLLLRKDPMFWTYRPFSDMMVRAAADDVRFLLNIYERMIEKLNARSLWYLAVRSSLYCRCFCINDNDYAEWPLLPPIPDNMTADGSDAPEEKILSILDVPPGKMGRVIGRKGASITSVKESCSAEILTGGPKGPPNKVFIIGPVKQVQKAEALLRGKMLDL comes from the exons ATGCTTTATCTGAAAATTGGACATGGTACTGGTAACTGGG GTGAGAAGCCTCCAGATCATGGACTCCCCATTGCATCAGTACCGATCCATATTGTTACTGCTGCAAATGAACTTCCTGCTGAATTTTTGACCCCTTCACCTGAAAGGCAATTAGTGATTGGATTTGATTGTGAGGGCGTTAACCTATGTCGCCATGGATCCCTTTGTATCATGCAG GTTGCTTTTCCAGATGCCATATACTTAGTTGATGCCCTTACTGGTGGAGAGACACTCATGAAAGCTTGCCAGCCGGCACTTGAGTCTTCATACATCACAAAAGTTATCCATGATTGTAAACGAGATAGTGAG GCACTATACTTTCAATTTGGCATCAAGCTGAACAACGTTGTGGATACCCAG ATTGCATATTCTCTCTTGGAGGAGCAAGAAGGAAAGAAGAGGTTGCCAGGTGACTACATATCATTTGTCGGCTTGCTTGCAGATCCACGCTACTGTG GAGTGTCCTATCTTGAGAAGGAAGAAGTGCGTCTGTTGCTTCGGAAG GATCCCATGTTCTGGACTTACAGACCCTTCTCGGACATGATGGTTCGGGCAGCTGCAGATGATGTTCGCTTTCTTCTAAACATCTATGAAAGGATGATTGAGAAATTGAATGCACGATCCTTATGGTATCTGGCAGTTCGAAGTTCTCTATATTGTCGATGTTTCTGCATCAATGATAATGATTATGCAGAATGGCCACTTTTACCTCCAATTCCAG ATAACATGACAGCAGATGGCAGTGATGCTCCTGAAGAGAAAATCCTTTCAATTCTCGATGTTCCACCAGGGAAAATGGGACGTGTTATTGGAAGAAAAGGGGCTTCCATTACCTCAGTTAAGGAATCTTGCAG TGCTGAAATCCTGACTGGAGGTCCTAAGGGTCCGCCTAACAAG GTGTTCATAATTGGGCCGGTGAAGCAAGTGCAGAAGGCAGAAGCTCTTCTAAGGGGGAAGATGCTGGACCTCTAA